The Candidatus Nezhaarchaeota archaeon genome includes a region encoding these proteins:
- a CDS encoding energy-coupling factor ABC transporter permease: MHIPDGYLDARLCVLLYAASAIFILYAVKRASEKLADEHIPLFTSLAVLIFAAQMIDLPVPGGTTAHFVGGALAGILLGPLGGVLVMLVVLAIQALVFADGGLLSLGANVLNMGVAAPFVGYATYSLFKRLGGRWTALGAFLAGWLGSVTAAFLAGLELGLSTVFVYPAAITVPAMVLYHLGFGFVDGLVTAAVISFASNYRPQLLALPRL, encoded by the coding sequence TTGCACATTCCAGACGGGTACCTAGACGCTAGGCTCTGCGTCTTACTCTACGCGGCTTCAGCCATATTCATACTGTACGCAGTCAAGAGGGCGAGCGAGAAGCTAGCTGACGAGCACATCCCTCTATTCACTTCGCTAGCCGTGCTGATATTTGCCGCTCAAATGATAGACCTCCCGGTGCCCGGCGGCACTACCGCCCACTTCGTCGGCGGAGCCCTAGCTGGCATACTTCTAGGCCCCCTCGGCGGAGTCCTAGTCATGCTGGTGGTCCTCGCAATCCAGGCCTTAGTCTTCGCCGACGGCGGCCTGCTCTCCCTAGGGGCCAACGTGTTAAACATGGGCGTAGCGGCGCCCTTCGTAGGCTACGCTACCTATAGCCTCTTTAAGAGGCTCGGGGGGCGGTGGACAGCCCTTGGAGCCTTCCTAGCGGGGTGGCTCGGCAGCGTAACCGCTGCTTTTCTAGCTGGCTTAGAGCTCGGCCTCTCTACGGTCTTCGTCTACCCGGCCGCGATAACCGTCCCGGCTATGGTGCTGTACCACCTAGGCTTCGGCTTCGTGGACGGCCTAGTGACAGCCGCAGTAATCTCCTTCGCATCTAACTACAGGCCTCAGCTCCTAGCTTTGCCTAGGCTGTGA
- a CDS encoding energy-coupling factor transporter transmembrane protein EcfT, with protein sequence MGELERAALDFASLGSYEAEGGLLQKLHPLPRLSLLLSAQLLISSRSPAALCAGALAVVLMAALSRVPLAKLATKAALLSLPLAVLVALPSALLKPPQGLLPSLGPPTFEGLLNASTLVLRAYASVLNALTLALTTSVTSLTYVLSLAKPLRPLATILRLTYIHAFAKLKELSGRLLGTKSRLRKPLGLRGTWRIRLTMASRMLTEAPADAHALSLALRSRGIGLSSKLSPAYRPPRRVEKAIALAVFSAALLAALTAVSYTHL encoded by the coding sequence ATGGGTGAGCTTGAGAGGGCCGCCCTCGACTTCGCTTCCCTAGGCTCCTACGAGGCTGAAGGTGGGCTGCTGCAGAAGCTACACCCTCTCCCTAGGCTCTCCCTCCTTCTCTCAGCTCAGCTCCTAATTTCGTCCAGGAGCCCTGCAGCTCTATGTGCCGGGGCCCTGGCCGTAGTGCTAATGGCCGCCCTCTCAAGGGTCCCGCTAGCTAAGCTAGCGACTAAGGCCGCCCTCCTCTCGCTCCCCCTCGCCGTCCTCGTGGCCCTCCCCTCAGCCCTCCTTAAGCCCCCCCAAGGCCTGCTCCCGAGCCTTGGGCCCCCTACGTTTGAAGGCCTCCTCAACGCCTCCACCCTAGTCCTCCGCGCCTACGCCTCAGTCCTCAACGCCCTTACCTTAGCCTTAACGACCAGCGTAACCTCCCTAACCTACGTGCTCAGCCTAGCTAAGCCCTTGAGACCCCTAGCGACGATACTTCGCCTAACGTACATCCACGCCTTTGCAAAGCTTAAGGAGCTAAGCGGCAGGCTCCTAGGCACTAAGTCTAGGCTGAGGAAGCCCCTCGGCCTCAGGGGCACTTGGAGGATCCGGCTGACTATGGCCTCGCGCATGCTTACCGAGGCCCCTGCGGACGCCCACGCCCTCTCCCTAGCTCTAAGGTCGAGGGGCATAGGGCTAAGCTCGAAGCTCAGCCCAGCCTATAGGCCTCCTAGGAGGGTGGAGAAGGCTATAGCCCTCGCCGTGTTCTCAGCGGCTTTGCTAGCAGCCTTAACGGCTGTCTCTTATACACATCT